A window of Daucus carota subsp. sativus chromosome 2, DH1 v3.0, whole genome shotgun sequence genomic DNA:
aaaacaatataatatgtataacaACTAACATGGAATTTAAGTTTAGCTACGAAACTCACCCACTTAAAAACTAATGTAgcctatatttttttaatcatcaggggttttaaataaatttgtcttttataaaaataataattcaacaGACATGACTGTAGTGGAAAAGATTTTGGTAGCAGAGACGTCAAGAAAAAAGGGTACAGCTACAAAACAAACAGAGAGGTCCTCCTATCGAAACCACCAAATGACAAAATCCaccttcatttatttatttggatttttcttattttgtggGGCAAGACAGTCATTTTAAATCTGACACTCCGCATAGAGATCCTCTTGACACGGATTTAAAATGACAGTCGACTCACCTGACAACTACCACGTTAACTCACTCCGACTCCAAGTTTTCTTTGTTGCAAAATTCACATTACATATTAGTACTAATCATTCGGTTCCAACACAATTAATTCCGTCTTCGAATTACAAACTAGACTAACCTATGGTAATTTCTGCTTACGTGATAATTTGTAGCGGAACATGACCGGTAATAATTGTACAAACCTGTTTATCGTGGGAAATTGGGGAGGCGACCGGAGATAAGAAGTCAGGTGTGTGATCAGCATAAGAGCTCCTCTGAAGTGCGAAACAAAAAGGCTGGCTTGAGCTACATTTATTTTCACAAGAATGTATATCAGCATAATCATATGTTGAACTACTAGAAGAGCTCTCCATATCCAGTGACTTGCCTTCATTGCTCTCGGACCATCCCACAGTGCTAAGCCTAGCATCTTCACTATTTACTTCCAGTTTATCACTAGATTTTCTGGCCTTGTTTTTATCCCAGAGCCTCTTCAAATACGAACAGAATCCAATATTTATGGCACGGGTTCGGGGCTTGGATGGTCTTTTACGCGCAGAATGGAAGAGCGGTGGCTTGAAGCATGATTTTGTGCAGAGGTTAAGGTTTAAGGAtgatgtttgatgaaatgttgGCTTGTATAAATTAATACAATGCTTGTCAGCGATGTAGTGATGGAGTTGAAATGGTTCTTGATCTTCTCTCAACACGTCTCGCAAGAGATTCGGATGAGCCATGTACGctatttctttattttgtgattttctCTGGGAGTTGTAAGGACAAAGATATGGTCTGAGCTTTAGGTTTTGAAAATGTAAAGGTTTGAAACATGGAGTTGGGAGTGGACAGGTGAAAAGTTTTTGTAGGCCTGATTGTGAAAAAGTTTAGCACATTTAGACATTTAGTCTGTTTTGTGAGAGAAAGGGAGAGCCTAACAGCAACACTTTTAGGTACTGCTTCTCAATTTTGTCTCTTACTAACAGCAGGTCGCAAGTGTAGTGCttatgataatattaatatatatatataatatgattcgGTTAAGCCCTTTTTATACCGACTTGCAGTTTTAGGAGAATTGATAGCGTAACATTGTATGTATACGAAAACAATCGCAGGAAGGAAGAGTGGTGCAGCAAGACATGAGAAGCTTGCTTTGGGGTGTGCAATTTTGACAGAGTAGCCTAAACTTATCTTTTGTTATGAGTAGAGAAATATATGTATCATATGTATATTGCATCTGGTGCAGCAATTACTATTAGTAGCAGGCTAGCAGCAGCTGCACCACAGATGACGCTGCAGTTGGTTATATTTGTTGGACAAATGTGCTCTGTATCCTCAATTCATACTCCCCTGTTAACATTACTGAAATAACCTCATCAATTCATCATCTACTATGCCATTTTATTAAGTGCTTCATCCAATGTTTCCCACTGCATGTTTCATCTACACAATTATTGTGGTTACCTACTCCCATTATTGTGCCTACCTACTATAGTATCATCATTTTCTTAATATTAGTGAAAATATTGAACGGTTGTGAATTTGTAAACCATCTGATTTTAGTTTCGAACACGTATAAAAGTATGCATGTTAAACTATATATTCACTAGGAGAACCCATATGTCCCTACGCTAGTTCATATACTTTGAGCCATTGCAGGTAAATTCAATTATTCATCGAGAAAAAATGTATCACACTCATCTAGATTATTCGACTGTTAACACCTTTTGGTAAAGTTTGATGGAGACGTTAAGAAGGGGATGtcggattttgatttttgaattgcACTTTTGGATGATCGCTATACCTATACGTGTCTGCAACATAACAACATGTGAAACATACACAACGATTGGACGTCTACAGCTTAACAGGGAAAACAGTAGTTTCCATGATACAAGACTCAAGAGTGTCACTTGCTTAATCCATGAATATGTTGTCGGATACAACATTGTCCATGGATGTTAACAAATCTCGAATCTTACATAATCTCGGTTTTTGAACTCGGTTCATGGACTGTTGATATCATGATAAATGACCGgttcttttaaaaatttaagatgatTATATAGATTAATAGCAATGACTAATGAGTGAACTagtgatactatattttctcAAGTGAGTGTGATTCAGTGTCAATGAttgttaatttttgttgtttagTTTGACAGCTGCAGAAGGGAGCTCCAGCCTCCAGCGTATGTAAACCAGAAATTCACAAGGCAACAGCGGATACGAAGTGAGCGCTCGTACAAATTtactttaatttgaaaaattagacATTGCGATAGCACACAGACGTACATTGACAGGCCATTGGTGAATTGTGATTCTACTGTCTATGCCGTCGTGGAGGCAGATGACGGCCGGAGCTTTGTAGGCCCTAGCTCCTCCATTGTCGTCATGGGTCCTACTTTCCATGTGTTTGTTGGGCATTAAATCTCTATTCTCTGCATAGGATTCTACTCGTACATTCTGCTCCTTCCGCTTCAAAATCAGGAGGAATCACGTCACCCATGCTGATGAGCTGAAAATCattaatttatttcatttcggttcttaagttttttatttcatattttcatcCTAAAAAATCAGCAAAGGAATTATATGATTTATGAAGAAAAGGTTACTCGTTATTGATTAATTCTGTCCCGCGTCTTTCTGAATTCTGGTGACGCTGATGCTAGTGTTCATAGGATTCCGACACTCATTTATGATTACTAAAGATCCACTATTACAGTACTATATGCACGACTAGACATGTACCACGTTAGACTTGCAAATTATTGTTGTTTGTTGATATGCAAAGCACCTGAAACCAGCTTGATGACTCCACTGGCGTTTAGTTCCATTGTTTATATACAGTAGAATGAGACAAGAGCGTAGCTAATTATGGATcccatatcatattttttttttttttgctaaagatttttttgcattaaagaacatatcatatttttacactaaacatatcattaaaacAAAGGAGTATCTTGCTCTCTCTATTTGGCTTTCTTGTAACACTTTGTTAGCACCACGCCGCTAAACAATACTTTAAACTGCCTAAAAACAATAGGATGCCCACAAAAACGTTGCCAGAATAGCATTCTATACACACAGGTCCTTCTCGTAGGAGACAATAACATCCTCGTGCTAGCAATAAGACTTAGatttaaaatatacttttccatccctctttatcttttgaatttttttatattgacATGTATATGAGATGTATTCATAATTCATTATATAGAGTAAAGTTGGAGAGTCTCCGAgtccttatatttcaaaaataatattacaaaaatcaCCTGGATAACAGTATTATAAAAATCACCCAGACTTAGAGCCCGTTTGGCtgaacttatgacttaacgtgacttatttgataagctgagagtttaaaaattaaaatgtctgtttggagtaattttgacttattaatgacttatgagttattaaaaatataatgatagcaataaaaatgatttatgagtaatttatgacctaggagtaatttttatcaataaaaagttcaaaaaaaaattagtcactgaaaaaagtacctcaaactaacttctgattttaagtcagtttctggcttgtttctgactttaagccgacttctggcttattacacaaacagacattttttagtttaaaaccAGAGTTGATTTAAAATCCGGGGTTTAAGCCCAGACAAACAGACTCTTAGACTTTAGTATCATGTATTTCACCTGGAAAAtagtattccctccgtccctttttatctgtccattttgaaaaaaaaaacacatatcaaggaataattgattgtatgaactttttcattaaatacctctaattaatatcttgaaaatggtggaatacccctaatttatgtcttgaaaacatgaattcaaccaagttttaaataagtcaagccttgaaaattgaaattatggagatatatttgaaaaactatcattaaattagttttgaaagtataaatggacagataaatagggacaaatttttacttccaaaatggacagataaataaggacggagggagtattataaaaGTGATAATGACCCATAGAATTAACTTTGCAGGGCGAACAtgacaataaaatattaacccTAACGAATAATCAAAATTCtagttaaaaattttaaattgatataatattaaatttagtataagttataagaaatttattttaaacagaAGTTAACATATAAGTTATAGTATTTAAAACTAGTTAAGAAAATTTACTATATACtcaatatatgaatttgaattttttatcataaacttggaaaaataatatttatttacataataaatacataaatatgaaagaaatataaaaaaaattaaaatatattagccatTAATAATTTGTAAGTTATAGAAAGTCGTTTTAGCTGAACAATAAgattattataacatataatgttaaaataataaataaattgactaactcattttaaacttttatataatatatatctgtattttgtattttgtatgagtatacatataatattaaactattttattatatagagatatttataaaatgtacttaaaaaagtataaaatttcataataaaaaaattattcttggctataatttattataaaaagagATTATATATTTACACGATATTACTGTATATAagttgtactccctctgtcccatttaattgtatacgtttcttttcaactgttcgacacgcatttcaatactcttataaaatatagttctgtaacttatttttgagattttctttttctgaataaaaatataacatccaaactttaattcagaaaaaaaaaaattaaaaataaattacacaactacaatTTACAGGAGTATTAAAGTACGTGTCGCGTCCCGTCCCCCtgtgtatactactcagggggatggagggagtataagttaGAATGAATACGGAAAAGTTTTTCTTAAAGAGTTAATATAAGTTCTTTTCCCTTTATAAGCAGATAAGCGTTGTGTACGGGGCTATAATACGACCGATTAATTAGTGTTGGTAGGTTGTTTGCCCTCTCCACCGAAATTTAGCTCAAAGTTGTCTGCCAACCATCGCACGCGGGAGTTCAACTTGCAAGTCCAAATGATACTTGTTGTGTTTCCAGCTCAAGATATTTCTCAAGCAGAAGATATTGCTTTGTTAATGATGGAACAACTAAATAAATCATGTGGCTGGGCTTGTCTTGCTTTCCATGCTTCTCGGGGCAGGTATTTAATTCTAGTCCCACATTATCTTATCCATAAACAAATTGTcttaaatgcataaattgttataaataccctcaactaaaattttaatattgcaAAACTCGTAATATTCTCAAGCAATTCCTAACACTACAATCTGGCCGATATTCTTTAGGAGTATTTCAATTTATGAGTGACAGAAGTAATTTATCGGATACCCCTCTTCTCGGATcaataaaatactaaaatttcaAAGTTTATCGAAGATggtgataaatatatatactcttcAATCAACTATAAaggaaaaaagaagataaaataaatcataattttaacaaataaaagcATTCCTGCTGTATACAGTATACACTGTCAGTTTTAACAAGTTCTGGCGTAATTAAAAAAGTTACCCAATAAAGAATCCGAAGTCATGACCTGTTTACTGGTAACAAAGGTACAGCAATAGAATACAACCAAACCCAAATCACCCATACACTAGTACTAAATACAATCACACCTCCCTAATCAAGTGATCAAATTTACAGTTAATTCAGCACCTCAATTCAGTTCTATGTTCTTGCACAACTCCTCCAGCTTCTTCATCCTCAATTTCTCGCTTTCGCTTACCAGCTGTTTCAACAACAGATCGTGTTAAACAAACCGTAATCAGATTCATTTTAGGATTAAGGATTCTGTACATGATAGATTGACAAATTGGTGTACTAACCTCCATCAATCTAGTAATTAACTGTACTTTCTCCTTGTTCTTGTCAttaaaagcttcaagagcatTTCTATACTCTTTTTCCTGTTTCCAGTTTCCAATATTTTTCATTAGCTAATTAATGATTCATCGATCAAGTAAGTGAATCTTGTTTATAAGTAGTACAGACAAATAAATTGGAATAATGTCTATCAAAGAATctagaattaataaaataatgagaaAATAAAGAGTTGTCGGTGAGAGTTATTGAACCTTCTTCTGGCAGGTGTGTCCCAACGGTTTCAACTGTTTATTGACTGAGTCAATCTTCTTGCGGACAACACTAACTTCCTTCTTCAACGGATCTGCTAATCCTTCGAGTTCCTAACcaaacaaaatatcaaaattaatcgATATTTTATTACAGTAAATGACCGATATTTATCTTATCAATAACCACTAATTTCAATTATTTCTAGATTTTTCATGACAGCAGCTGAGGGCAAA
This region includes:
- the LOC108206726 gene encoding beta-mannosyltransferase 2, producing the protein MMQTQQQAPGPVSQSFSFNGNLTKEEEEELSKSALSTFKAREAEIEKKKVEVRERVQAHLGRIQEETKRLADIRKELEGLADPLKKEVSVVRKKIDSVNKQLKPLGHTCQKKEKEYRNALEAFNDKNKEKVQLITRLMELVSESEKLRMKKLEELCKNIELN